The Pseudomonas parafulva genome includes a window with the following:
- a CDS encoding MFS transporter: protein MHDTHNERMSGNETRAAGGLALVFAFRMLGMFMVLPVLATYGMDLAGATPALIGLAIGAYGLTQAVLQIPFGMISDRIGRRPVIYLGLIVFALGSVLAAQADSIWGVIAGRILQGAGAISAAVMALLSDLTREQHRTKAMAMIGMSIGLSFAVAMVVGPLLTSAFGLSGLFLATAGLALVGIALIAFVVPATHNILQHRESGVARQAIGPTLRHPDLLRLDVSIFILHAILMASFVALPLAFVERGGLPKEQHWWVYLTALFVSFFAMVPFIIYGEKKRKMKRVLAGAVSVLLLVELFFWQWADGLRGLVIGTVVFFTAFNLLEASLPSLVSKVSPAGGKGTAMGVYSTSQFLGAALGGILGGWLFQHGGLNTVFLGCAILCAIWLAVALSMNEPPYVTSLRMPLSPEATKDAGLAARLMAVPGVTDAVVVSEESAVYIKLDTKILDRTTLERLINPASAACEA from the coding sequence ATGCACGACACCCACAACGAGCGCATGAGCGGCAATGAAACCCGCGCCGCCGGCGGTCTGGCTCTGGTCTTCGCTTTTCGTATGCTGGGCATGTTCATGGTCTTGCCGGTCCTGGCCACCTACGGCATGGACCTGGCCGGCGCCACGCCCGCGCTGATTGGCCTGGCCATCGGCGCCTACGGCCTCACCCAGGCCGTGTTGCAGATTCCCTTTGGGATGATTTCCGACCGCATCGGCCGCCGGCCCGTCATTTACCTGGGCTTGATCGTGTTCGCGCTGGGTAGCGTCCTGGCAGCCCAGGCCGATTCCATCTGGGGGGTTATCGCAGGGCGCATCCTGCAAGGGGCGGGCGCCATTTCGGCAGCGGTGATGGCGCTGCTTTCGGATCTGACCCGGGAACAGCACCGCACCAAGGCGATGGCCATGATCGGGATGAGCATTGGCCTTTCCTTCGCAGTGGCAATGGTCGTCGGGCCTTTGCTGACAAGTGCCTTTGGCTTGTCAGGATTGTTCCTTGCAACGGCCGGCTTGGCATTGGTTGGCATCGCGTTGATTGCCTTCGTAGTACCTGCCACGCACAACATTTTGCAGCATCGCGAATCGGGTGTTGCCCGTCAGGCCATTGGCCCGACCCTGCGTCATCCGGACCTTCTACGGCTGGATGTGAGCATCTTCATCCTGCATGCCATTCTCATGGCCAGCTTCGTGGCGCTGCCCCTGGCCTTCGTCGAACGTGGCGGACTGCCCAAGGAACAACATTGGTGGGTCTACCTGACCGCGCTGTTCGTCTCATTTTTTGCAATGGTACCGTTCATCATCTACGGCGAAAAAAAGCGCAAGATGAAACGCGTGCTGGCCGGGGCCGTCAGCGTATTGCTGCTGGTCGAGCTATTCTTCTGGCAGTGGGCTGACGGTTTGCGCGGACTGGTGATCGGCACCGTGGTATTCTTCACCGCATTCAACCTGCTGGAGGCTTCGTTGCCTTCGCTGGTCAGCAAGGTGTCGCCAGCAGGTGGTAAGGGAACGGCGATGGGGGTGTACTCCACCAGCCAGTTTCTCGGTGCTGCGCTAGGGGGCATCCTGGGTGGCTGGCTGTTCCAGCATGGTGGGCTGAACACCGTGTTCCTTGGTTGCGCGATACTGTGCGCCATCTGGTTGGCCGTTGCCTTGAGCATGAACGAGCCACCGTATGTGACCAGCTTGCGCATGCCCTTGTCGCCGGAGGCTACCAAGGATGCTGGCCTGGCTGCACGGTTGATGGCCGTGCCCGGCGTGACCGACGCTGTTGTGGTCTCGGAAGAGTCAGCTGTCTATATCAAACTGGATACGAAAATTTTGGACCGCACGACCCTGGAGCGCCTGATCAATCCGGCCTCAGCGGCGTGCGAAGCCTAG
- the fdnG gene encoding formate dehydrogenase-N subunit alpha, whose amino-acid sequence MDLNRRQFFKVAAVGLGGSSLAALGMAPTPAFAEQVRHFKLAHTKETRNTCPYCSVGCGLILYSQGDAGKNVKQNIIHIEGDADHPVNRGTLCPKGAGLLDFIHSPSRLKYPEVRKPGSNEWVRVSWDEALDRVATLMKEDRDANFIEKNAQGQTVNRWLTTGFLAASAASSEAGYLTHKVVRATGMLGFDNQARVUHGPTVASLAPTYGRGAMTNHWSDIANANLVLVMGGNAAEAHPCGFKWVTEAKAHNKARLIVVDPRFTRTASVADYYAPIRTGTDIAFMGGLINYLLSNDKIQHEYVRNYTDVSFIVKDTYGFEDGLFSGYDESKRIYADKSGWGYELGEDGFAKVDPTLQHPRCVFQLMKQHYSRYTPELASMTCGMPQDAMMKVWEEIATCSAPGKTMTILYALGWTQHSIGAQIIRSAAMVQLLLGNVGMPGGGVNALRGHSNIQGLTDLGLLSNSLPGYLTLAGDAEQDYAAFIDKRASKPLRPGQLSYWQNYGKFHVSLMKAWYGPNATAENNWGYDWLPKLDVPAYDVLRMFEMMSQGKVNGYMCQGFNPIAALPDKNRVTAALAKLKWLVVMDPLATETSEFWRNVGPFNDVDTAGIQTEVIRLPTTCFAEEDGSLVNSSRWLQWHWKGADGPGETRTDVQIMSELFLRLRQRYQKEGGAYPEPLLNIHWPYKIAEEPSPEELAKEMNGWAVTDFTDPTGATVKSGQQLSGFGQLKDDGSTASGCWIFAGCWTEQGNQMARRDNSDPYGMHQVQNWAWAWPANRRILYNRASSDPQGKPWDPEKKRLVWWNGKAWGGTDVPDFKVDSPPEAGMNPFIMNPEGVARFFAIDKMAEGPFPEHYEPFETPIGINPLHPNNKKVVSNPAGRIFDSVWDTLGTHDEFPYAATTYRLTEHFHFWSKHCRLNAIAQPEQFVEIGEVLANEKGIKAGDRVRVSSKRGHIDAVAVVTKRIRPLQVNNQTVHQIGIPLHWGFTGSTRHGYLTNTLVPFLGDGNTQTPESKSFLVKVEKL is encoded by the coding sequence ATGGATCTCAACCGTCGGCAATTCTTCAAGGTCGCCGCCGTCGGCCTTGGAGGCTCGAGCCTTGCGGCGCTGGGCATGGCCCCTACGCCTGCGTTCGCCGAGCAAGTGCGCCACTTCAAGCTGGCGCATACCAAGGAAACCCGTAACACCTGCCCTTACTGCTCGGTCGGCTGCGGCTTGATCCTGTACAGCCAGGGCGATGCGGGCAAGAACGTCAAGCAGAACATCATCCACATCGAAGGTGACGCCGACCATCCGGTGAACCGCGGCACCCTTTGCCCCAAAGGCGCGGGTCTGCTCGACTTCATCCATAGCCCCAGCCGCCTCAAGTACCCAGAAGTACGCAAGCCGGGTAGCAACGAGTGGGTACGCGTCAGCTGGGACGAAGCGCTCGATCGCGTGGCCACCTTGATGAAGGAAGACCGCGACGCGAACTTCATTGAGAAAAACGCCCAGGGGCAGACGGTCAACCGCTGGCTCACCACCGGTTTTCTTGCCGCTTCCGCCGCCTCCAGCGAGGCCGGCTACCTGACTCACAAGGTCGTTCGCGCAACAGGCATGCTGGGGTTCGATAACCAAGCACGTGTCTGACATGGCCCGACGGTGGCAAGTCTTGCCCCGACGTACGGCCGTGGCGCCATGACCAACCACTGGTCCGATATCGCTAATGCGAATCTGGTCCTGGTGATGGGTGGCAACGCAGCAGAAGCGCACCCGTGCGGCTTCAAATGGGTGACCGAGGCCAAAGCGCACAACAAGGCGCGGCTGATCGTGGTCGACCCAAGGTTTACCCGTACCGCTTCGGTGGCCGATTACTACGCGCCTATCCGTACCGGCACCGACATCGCGTTCATGGGTGGGTTGATCAATTACCTGCTGAGCAATGACAAGATCCAGCACGAGTATGTGCGCAACTACACTGACGTATCCTTCATCGTCAAGGACACCTATGGCTTCGAGGATGGCCTGTTCAGCGGCTATGACGAGAGCAAGCGCATCTATGCCGACAAGTCTGGCTGGGGTTACGAGCTGGGCGAGGACGGTTTTGCCAAGGTAGACCCGACACTGCAGCACCCACGCTGTGTATTCCAGCTGATGAAGCAGCACTACAGCCGCTACACCCCGGAATTGGCGAGCATGACCTGTGGCATGCCGCAGGACGCCATGATGAAGGTGTGGGAAGAAATCGCGACATGCTCGGCGCCGGGCAAGACCATGACGATCCTGTATGCGCTGGGGTGGACGCAGCATTCGATCGGCGCGCAGATCATCCGTAGCGCGGCGATGGTGCAGCTGTTGCTGGGCAACGTCGGCATGCCAGGCGGGGGCGTGAATGCCTTGCGTGGTCACTCCAACATTCAGGGCTTGACTGACCTGGGGTTGCTATCCAACTCGCTGCCGGGTTACTTGACGCTTGCCGGCGACGCCGAGCAGGACTACGCCGCGTTCATCGACAAGCGTGCATCCAAGCCGCTGCGCCCGGGGCAGCTGTCCTACTGGCAGAACTACGGCAAGTTCCACGTCAGCCTCATGAAAGCCTGGTACGGCCCCAACGCCACCGCCGAGAACAACTGGGGCTACGATTGGCTGCCCAAGCTCGACGTGCCTGCCTACGACGTGCTGCGCATGTTCGAAATGATGAGCCAAGGCAAGGTCAACGGCTACATGTGCCAGGGTTTCAACCCGATTGCCGCCCTCCCTGACAAGAACCGCGTGACCGCGGCACTGGCCAAGCTCAAGTGGCTGGTGGTCATGGACCCGTTGGCCACCGAGACATCCGAGTTCTGGCGCAACGTGGGGCCGTTCAACGATGTGGACACGGCCGGTATTCAGACCGAGGTGATCCGCCTGCCCACCACCTGCTTCGCCGAAGAGGATGGCTCGCTGGTCAACAGCAGCCGCTGGCTGCAATGGCACTGGAAAGGCGCCGACGGCCCGGGTGAAACCCGCACTGACGTGCAGATCATGAGCGAGCTGTTCCTGCGCTTGCGGCAGCGGTACCAGAAGGAAGGGGGGGCCTACCCCGAGCCACTGCTGAACATCCACTGGCCGTACAAGATCGCCGAAGAGCCGTCGCCTGAGGAACTGGCGAAGGAGATGAACGGCTGGGCCGTGACGGACTTCACCGACCCGACCGGTGCGACCGTCAAGTCCGGTCAGCAACTGTCGGGCTTCGGCCAGCTCAAGGACGACGGCAGCACGGCTTCTGGTTGCTGGATCTTCGCCGGCTGCTGGACCGAGCAGGGCAACCAGATGGCGCGCCGCGACAACAGCGACCCCTATGGCATGCATCAGGTGCAGAACTGGGCATGGGCGTGGCCGGCCAACCGACGCATTCTCTATAACCGTGCTTCCAGCGACCCGCAAGGCAAGCCCTGGGATCCGGAGAAGAAGCGTCTGGTCTGGTGGAACGGCAAGGCATGGGGCGGGACCGACGTGCCTGATTTCAAGGTCGATTCGCCGCCGGAAGCGGGCATGAACCCGTTCATCATGAACCCCGAGGGTGTGGCGCGTTTCTTCGCCATCGACAAGATGGCCGAAGGGCCGTTCCCCGAGCACTATGAGCCTTTCGAAACACCGATTGGCATCAACCCCCTGCACCCGAACAACAAGAAGGTGGTCAGCAACCCGGCAGGGCGCATCTTCGATTCAGTGTGGGACACCTTGGGTACACATGATGAATTCCCATACGCGGCCACCACCTACCGCCTGACCGAGCATTTCCACTTCTGGAGCAAGCATTGCCGGCTCAACGCCATTGCCCAGCCTGAGCAGTTCGTCGAGATTGGTGAAGTACTGGCCAATGAAAAAGGCATCAAGGCGGGCGACAGGGTGCGTGTGTCGAGCAAGCGCGGGCATATCGATGCCGTTGCGGTGGTGACCAAGCGGATACGTCCGCTGCAGGTCAACAACCAGACGGTGCATCAGATCGGCATCCCGCTGCACTGGGGCTTTACCGGGTCCACGCGGCACGGGTACCTGACCAACACCCTGGTACCGTTCCTGGGCGATGGCAATACCCAGACACCGGAGTCCAAGTCGTTCCTCGTCAAAGTGGAGAAACTCTGA
- a CDS encoding catalase gives MSKTLTTASGAPVADNQNSRTAGPRGPLLLDDFHLIEKLAHFNRENIPERRVHAKGSGAYGTFTVTRDITHLTRAKLFEQVGKQTETFLRFSTVGGERGSADTERDPRGFAVKFYTEEGNWDIVGNNTPVFFIRDPLKFPDFIHTQKRHPQTNLKSAQMMWDFWSHSPEALHQVTILFSDRGIPDGYRHMHGFGSHTYSLISADGQRTWVKWHFKTQQGIKNLAPAEAARLAGTDPDYAQRDLYEAIERGDHPRWTVCIQVMSEAEAANRPENPFDVTKTWSQKDYPLIEVGVLELNRNPLNYFAEVEQAAFGPSNMVPGVGLSPDRMLQGRVFAYADAHRYRVGTNHQQLPVNAPRCAVNSYQRDGSMAMGAYGGAPNYEPNSYADAPKQSPRHAEPGLALSGLADRYDHREDTDYFSHAGALFRLMSQAQQELLVSNIAGAMAGVTDDVIQRQLQYFFKADPAYGAGVAKALGINIA, from the coding sequence ATGAGCAAAACGCTTACTACCGCCAGCGGTGCCCCTGTTGCGGATAACCAGAATTCCCGTACCGCAGGCCCACGCGGCCCCCTGCTGCTCGACGACTTCCACCTGATCGAGAAGCTCGCGCATTTCAACCGCGAAAATATCCCCGAACGACGTGTGCATGCCAAAGGCTCTGGTGCCTACGGCACGTTCACGGTGACGCGCGACATCACCCACCTCACCCGTGCGAAACTGTTCGAGCAGGTTGGCAAGCAGACCGAAACGTTTCTGCGATTCTCCACTGTAGGTGGAGAGCGCGGCTCGGCCGATACAGAGCGTGACCCACGAGGTTTCGCGGTCAAGTTCTATACCGAAGAAGGCAACTGGGACATCGTCGGCAACAACACGCCGGTGTTTTTCATCCGTGATCCACTGAAGTTTCCAGACTTCATTCACACGCAAAAACGCCACCCCCAGACCAACTTGAAGAGTGCCCAGATGATGTGGGACTTCTGGTCTCATTCGCCGGAAGCGCTGCACCAGGTCACGATCTTGTTTTCGGACCGCGGCATTCCTGACGGCTATCGGCATATGCACGGCTTCGGTAGCCACACCTACAGCTTGATCAGCGCCGACGGTCAGCGTACATGGGTCAAATGGCACTTCAAGACTCAGCAGGGCATCAAGAATCTGGCGCCCGCTGAAGCTGCGCGTTTGGCCGGTACCGATCCGGACTACGCCCAGCGCGACCTGTACGAGGCAATCGAGCGTGGCGACCACCCACGCTGGACTGTATGCATCCAGGTCATGAGTGAAGCTGAGGCTGCGAACCGCCCCGAGAATCCGTTCGATGTGACCAAGACCTGGTCGCAGAAAGATTATCCGCTGATTGAAGTAGGCGTACTGGAGCTCAACCGCAACCCGCTGAACTACTTCGCTGAAGTTGAGCAGGCTGCCTTCGGGCCAAGCAATATGGTCCCTGGGGTGGGGCTGTCACCTGATCGCATGCTGCAAGGCCGGGTATTTGCTTATGCCGATGCCCACCGCTATCGGGTAGGCACCAACCATCAGCAATTGCCGGTGAACGCGCCCCGCTGTGCGGTCAATAGCTACCAGCGCGATGGCTCGATGGCGATGGGTGCCTACGGAGGAGCACCCAATTATGAGCCCAACAGCTACGCCGATGCTCCCAAGCAATCGCCGCGTCATGCAGAGCCCGGGCTTGCGCTTAGCGGTTTGGCCGATCGGTATGACCATCGCGAGGACACTGATTACTTCAGCCACGCGGGCGCCCTGTTCCGGTTGATGAGCCAGGCGCAGCAGGAGCTGCTGGTCAGCAACATCGCCGGGGCAATGGCCGGCGTGACCGACGATGTGATCCAGCGTCAATTGCAGTACTTCTTCAAAGCCGATCCCGCTTACGGGGCAGGTGTCGCTAAGGCGCTTGGAATCAATATCGCCTAA
- the fdxH gene encoding formate dehydrogenase subunit beta yields MASQDIIARSATTTVPPSVREQEQVAKLIDTTKCIGCKACQVACSEWNELRDEVGHNHGTYDNPQDLSAETWTLMRFTEHERDDGNLEWLIRKDGCMHCADPGCLKACPSPGAIIKHANGIVDFNQDHCIGCGYCITGCPFNIPRISQKDHKAYKCTLCSDRVSVGLEPACVKTCPTGAIVFGSKDEMKVHADERIVDLKSRGYENAGLYDPDGVGGTHVMYVLHHADTPKLYAGLPDQPVISPLVGLWKGFTKPLALLAMGAAVLAGFFHYVRVGPQRVEEDEQPAASDTSVHQVDPAVHVFDPNRPDGQGEQRP; encoded by the coding sequence ATGGCCAGCCAAGACATCATCGCCCGGTCGGCCACCACCACAGTGCCGCCTTCGGTACGCGAGCAGGAGCAGGTTGCCAAGCTGATCGACACCACCAAGTGCATCGGCTGCAAGGCCTGCCAGGTGGCGTGTTCGGAATGGAACGAGTTGCGCGACGAGGTAGGCCACAACCACGGGACCTACGACAACCCTCAGGACCTGAGCGCCGAAACCTGGACATTGATGCGCTTTACCGAGCACGAGCGCGACGACGGCAACCTGGAGTGGCTCATCCGCAAGGATGGCTGCATGCACTGCGCAGACCCCGGTTGCCTGAAGGCGTGCCCAAGCCCCGGTGCAATCATCAAGCACGCCAACGGCATCGTCGACTTCAACCAGGACCATTGCATAGGCTGCGGCTACTGCATCACCGGGTGCCCGTTCAATATCCCGCGCATTTCGCAAAAGGACCACAAGGCCTACAAGTGCACCCTGTGTTCCGACCGCGTCAGCGTAGGACTGGAGCCAGCCTGCGTGAAAACCTGCCCGACCGGCGCCATCGTCTTCGGCAGCAAGGACGAGATGAAGGTGCATGCCGATGAACGCATCGTCGACCTCAAGTCCCGAGGCTACGAGAACGCTGGGCTGTACGACCCTGATGGCGTAGGGGGGACCCATGTGATGTACGTACTGCACCATGCCGATACACCCAAGCTGTATGCCGGGCTGCCGGACCAGCCGGTGATCAGCCCGCTGGTGGGGTTGTGGAAGGGCTTCACCAAGCCTCTAGCCTTGCTGGCCATGGGGGCTGCGGTACTGGCCGGCTTCTTCCACTACGTACGGGTCGGGCCGCAGCGTGTCGAGGAGGACGAGCAACCTGCAGCGTCCGACACCAGCGTGCACCAGGTAGACCCGGCAGTGCATGTGTTCGACCCGAACAGGCCCGATGGGCAAGGGGAGCAGCGGCCATGA
- a CDS encoding single-stranded DNA-binding protein — protein MARGVNKVILVGTCGQDPEVRYLPNGNAVTNLSLATSEQWTDKQSGQKVERTEWHRVSLFGKVAEIAGEYLRKGSQCYIEGKLQTREWEKDGIKRYTTEIIVDINGTMQLLGGRPQNQQGGGDPYNQGGGNNYNQGGGQQQYNQQPARQQAPRPQQQQRPAPQQPAPQPAADFDSFDDDIPF, from the coding sequence ATGGCCCGTGGGGTTAACAAAGTCATTCTGGTCGGTACTTGTGGCCAGGATCCCGAAGTCCGCTACCTGCCCAACGGTAATGCCGTGACCAACCTGAGCCTGGCAACCAGCGAGCAATGGACCGACAAACAGTCGGGCCAGAAGGTCGAGCGTACTGAATGGCACCGTGTGTCGCTGTTCGGCAAGGTTGCCGAGATTGCCGGCGAGTACCTGCGCAAAGGTTCGCAGTGCTACATCGAAGGCAAGCTGCAGACCCGTGAGTGGGAAAAAGACGGCATCAAGCGCTACACCACTGAAATCATCGTTGACATCAACGGCACCATGCAGCTGCTGGGCGGCCGTCCGCAGAACCAGCAAGGCGGCGGCGATCCGTATAACCAGGGTGGCGGTAACAACTACAACCAAGGTGGTGGTCAGCAGCAGTACAACCAGCAGCCGGCCCGTCAGCAGGCTCCGCGCCCGCAGCAGCAACAGCGCCCGGCGCCGCAGCAGCCAGCGCCACAACCGGCGGCTGACTTCGACAGCTTTGACGACGATATTCCGTTCTGA
- the bfr gene encoding bacterioferritin, with amino-acid sequence MQGHPDVINYLVMLLKGELAARDQYFIHSRMYEDWGLAKLYERINHEMEEEAQHADALMRRILMLEGTPDMRADDLEVGTTVPEMIEADLKLEYKVRAALCKGIELCELHKDYVSRDILRAQLADTEEDHTYWLEKQQGLIKAIGLQNYLQSQM; translated from the coding sequence ATGCAAGGCCACCCAGACGTCATCAATTACCTCGTCATGCTGTTGAAGGGCGAACTGGCCGCACGTGACCAGTACTTCATTCACTCACGCATGTACGAAGACTGGGGCCTTGCCAAGCTCTACGAGCGCATCAACCATGAGATGGAGGAAGAGGCTCAGCATGCTGACGCCTTGATGCGCCGCATTCTCATGCTCGAGGGCACCCCAGACATGCGGGCCGATGACCTCGAAGTCGGCACCACCGTCCCTGAAATGATCGAAGCTGATTTAAAGCTGGAATACAAAGTGCGAGCGGCGCTTTGCAAGGGGATCGAGTTGTGCGAACTGCACAAGGATTATGTGAGCCGTGACATTCTGCGCGCGCAACTGGCCGATACCGAGGAAGACCACACCTATTGGCTTGAGAAGCAGCAAGGCCTGATCAAGGCAATCGGTCTGCAGAATTACCTGCAATCACAGATGTAA
- the uvrA gene encoding excinuclease ABC subunit UvrA yields MDKILIRGARTHNLKNIDLTLPRDKLIVITGLSGSGKSSLAFDTLYAEGQRRYVESLSAYARQFLSMMEKPDVDTIEGLSPAISIEQKSTSHNPRSTVGTITEIYDYLRLLYARVGTPRCPDHDIPLEAQTVSQMVDLVLERPEGSKLMLLAPVIRERKGEHLAVFDELRAQGFVRARVNGKLYELDELPKLDKQKKHSIDVVVDRFKVRADLQQRLAESFETALKLADGIALIAPMDDEKGEETIFSARFACPICGHAISELEPKLFSFNNPAGACPTCDGLGVKQYFDTKRLVNAQLTLAEGAIRGWDRRNVYYFQMLGSLAAHYGFSLDEAFGELAPEHQKVILQGSGKHSVDFKYLNDRGDIVKRSHPFEGIIPNLERRYRETESNTVREELAKYLGTQPCPDCRGTRLRREARHVWVGEKTLPAVANMPIGDASGYFSALTLSGRRGEIAAKILKEICERLQFLVNVGLDYLTLDRSAETLSGGEAQRIRLASQIGAGLVGVMYILDEPSIGLHQRDNDRLLATLNHLRDLGNTVIVVEHDEDAIRLADYVVDIGPGAGVHGGKIVAEGTPQEVMDHPDSVTGQYLSGRRKIVVPAKRTPRDKKLQLKLKGARGNNLQNVDLEIPIGLLTCVTGVSGSGKSTLINNTLFPLAATALNGASSLEAAPHASMDGLQHLDKVVDIDQSPIGRTPRSNPATYTGIFTPIRELFSGVPESRSRGYGPGRFSFNVKGGRCEACQGDGLIKVEMHFLPDIYVPCDVCKSKRYNRETLEIKYKGKNIHEVLEMTIEDAREFFDAVPALARKLQTLMDVGLSYIKLGQSATTLSGGEAQRVKLSRELSKRDTGKTLYILDEPTTGLHFADIQQLLDVLHRLRDHGNTVVVIEHNLDVIKTADWLVDLGPEGGSKGGQIIACGTPEELSKMKQSYTGHYLKPLLERDRA; encoded by the coding sequence GTGGACAAGATCCTGATACGTGGGGCACGTACCCACAACCTGAAGAACATCGACCTGACCCTGCCCCGGGACAAGCTCATCGTCATTACCGGCCTGTCGGGCTCGGGCAAGTCATCCCTGGCCTTCGATACGCTTTACGCCGAGGGCCAGCGTCGTTATGTGGAATCGCTGTCGGCGTATGCCCGCCAGTTCCTGTCGATGATGGAAAAGCCTGATGTCGACACCATCGAAGGGCTGTCACCGGCGATTTCCATCGAACAGAAATCCACCTCGCACAACCCCCGCTCCACCGTTGGCACCATCACCGAGATCTACGACTACTTGCGCCTGCTGTACGCCAGGGTCGGGACACCCCGCTGCCCAGACCATGACATACCGCTGGAGGCGCAAACGGTCAGCCAGATGGTCGACCTGGTGCTGGAGCGCCCGGAAGGTAGCAAGTTGATGCTGCTGGCTCCGGTCATCCGTGAGCGCAAGGGTGAGCACCTGGCGGTGTTCGACGAGCTGCGCGCCCAGGGCTTCGTGCGCGCCCGCGTCAACGGCAAGCTCTACGAACTGGACGAGTTGCCCAAGCTGGACAAGCAGAAAAAGCACAGCATCGATGTAGTAGTCGATCGTTTCAAAGTGCGTGCTGATCTTCAGCAGCGCTTGGCCGAATCGTTCGAAACCGCGTTGAAGCTGGCGGACGGTATCGCGCTGATCGCGCCCATGGACGACGAGAAAGGCGAAGAGACCATTTTTTCGGCCCGCTTTGCCTGCCCTATCTGTGGTCATGCAATCAGCGAACTGGAACCCAAGCTGTTCTCGTTCAACAACCCGGCCGGTGCCTGCCCGACTTGTGATGGCCTGGGCGTTAAGCAGTATTTCGACACCAAACGCCTGGTCAATGCGCAACTCACCCTGGCCGAAGGCGCCATTCGCGGGTGGGATCGCCGTAACGTCTACTACTTCCAGATGCTAGGGTCGCTGGCTGCGCATTACGGCTTCAGCCTGGACGAAGCATTCGGCGAGCTCGCGCCGGAGCATCAGAAGGTGATCCTGCAAGGCAGCGGCAAGCACAGCGTGGATTTCAAGTACCTCAACGACCGGGGTGACATCGTCAAGCGCTCGCACCCGTTCGAAGGGATCATCCCCAACCTGGAACGTCGCTATCGCGAAACCGAGTCCAATACCGTACGCGAGGAACTGGCCAAGTACCTGGGCACCCAACCGTGCCCGGACTGCCGCGGCACGCGGCTGCGGCGCGAGGCACGTCACGTGTGGGTTGGCGAGAAGACGCTTCCGGCGGTCGCCAACATGCCGATTGGTGACGCCAGTGGCTACTTCAGCGCGCTTACATTGTCCGGTCGCCGAGGCGAGATCGCGGCCAAGATTCTCAAGGAGATCTGCGAGCGGCTGCAGTTCCTGGTGAACGTGGGCCTGGATTACCTCACGCTGGACCGCAGCGCAGAAACCCTGTCCGGTGGTGAAGCCCAGCGGATTCGCCTCGCCAGCCAGATCGGCGCGGGTCTGGTGGGGGTGATGTACATCTTGGACGAGCCGTCCATCGGCCTTCATCAGCGCGACAACGATCGTCTGCTTGCCACCCTCAATCACCTTCGCGATCTGGGCAATACGGTAATCGTCGTCGAGCATGACGAGGACGCAATCCGCCTGGCGGACTACGTCGTGGACATTGGGCCAGGGGCTGGCGTGCATGGTGGCAAGATCGTCGCTGAGGGCACGCCTCAGGAAGTCATGGACCACCCGGACTCGGTAACCGGCCAGTACCTGTCCGGCCGTAGAAAGATCGTGGTCCCTGCCAAGCGCACCCCGCGCGACAAGAAGCTGCAGCTCAAGCTTAAGGGCGCACGCGGCAACAACCTGCAGAACGTTGACCTGGAAATCCCCATCGGGTTGCTAACCTGCGTGACCGGCGTCTCAGGCTCCGGCAAGTCCACGCTCATCAACAACACCCTGTTCCCCCTTGCGGCCACGGCCCTGAATGGCGCAAGCAGCCTGGAAGCGGCGCCGCATGCCAGCATGGATGGGTTGCAGCACCTGGACAAGGTGGTGGATATCGACCAGAGCCCCATTGGCCGCACTCCCCGCTCCAACCCCGCCACCTACACCGGGATCTTCACGCCGATCCGCGAGCTGTTCTCCGGGGTGCCTGAATCTCGTTCACGCGGGTATGGCCCGGGCCGGTTCTCGTTCAACGTGAAAGGCGGACGTTGCGAGGCGTGCCAGGGCGACGGCCTGATCAAGGTGGAAATGCATTTCCTCCCGGACATCTACGTGCCGTGCGATGTGTGCAAGAGCAAGCGCTACAACCGCGAAACCCTGGAGATCAAGTACAAGGGCAAGAACATTCACGAGGTGCTGGAAATGACCATCGAGGATGCGCGTGAGTTCTTCGATGCGGTGCCTGCGTTGGCACGCAAGCTCCAGACCCTGATGGACGTGGGCCTTTCCTACATCAAGCTCGGTCAATCGGCGACCACGCTGTCTGGGGGCGAAGCACAGCGTGTGAAGCTGTCACGCGAGCTGTCCAAGCGCGATACCGGGAAGACCTTGTATATCCTGGACGAGCCTACTACGGGCCTGCACTTCGCCGATATCCAGCAGCTGCTGGACGTTCTGCACCGGCTTCGTGACCACGGCAACACCGTGGTGGTCATCGAGCACAACTTGGACGTTATCAAGACTGCCGATTGGCTGGTGGACCTTGGACCGGAGGGCGGTTCAAAGGGCGGGCAGATCATCGCGTGTGGTACGCCCGAGGAACTGAGCAAGATGAAACAATCCTACACCGGGCATTACCTTAAGCCCCTGTTGGAGCGAGACCGGGCGTGA